From Alosa sapidissima isolate fAloSap1 chromosome 2, fAloSap1.pri, whole genome shotgun sequence, one genomic window encodes:
- the LOC121704091 gene encoding acetylcholine receptor subunit alpha gives MSWFYCVCPLLLVLAGSGLCSDDESRLVKTLFKGYNKVVRPVNHFKDPVVVTVGLQLIQLISVDEVNQIVTSNVRLKQKWKDVNLQWNPNDYGGIQKIRVPSTDLWRPDLVLYNNADGDFAIVHETKVLLEYNGMITWNPPAIFKSYCEIIVLHFPFDLQNCTMKLGTWTYDGLLVVINPDSDRPDLSNFMESGEWVMKDYRSWKHWVYYACCPDTPYLDITYHFLMLRLPLYFIVNVIIPCMLFSFLTGLVFYLPTDSGEKMTLSISVLLSLTVFLLVIVELIPSTSSAVPLIGKYMLFTMVFVIASIIITVIVINTHHRSPSTHTMPEWVRKIFIDTIPNLMFFSTMKRPSLEKQAKTIYSPQLDISDISGKPHPAPVTYESPVLRNPDVRSAIEGVKYISETMKSDEESSNACEEWKFVAMVLDHILLCVFMAVCIIGTLGVFAGRLIELSLQP, from the exons ATGAGCtggttttattgtgtgtgtcctctcctccttgTGTTGGCAG GTTCTGGCTTGTGCTCTGATGATGAATCGCGTCTGGTGAAAACCTTATTCAAAGGCTACAACAAAGTAGTCCGTCCTGTCAATCACTTCAAGGACCCTGTTGTGGTTACCGTTGGGCTCCAGCTTATCCAGCTCATTAGTGTG GACGAAGTCAATCAGATTGTCACAAGCAACGTCAGACTGAAGCAG AAATGGAAAGATGTGAATTTACAGTGGAATCCTAATGATTATGGAGGAATCCAAAAGATAAGAGTCCCATCCACAGATCTTTGGCGTCCTGACCTTGTTCTCTACAATAA TGCCGACGGTGACTTTGCCATCGTGCACGAGACCAAAGTGCTGCTGGAATACAACGGGATGATCACTTGGAACCCGCCCGCCATCTTCAAGAGCTACTGTGAGATCATCGTGCTCCACTTCCCTTTTGACTTGCAGAACTGCACCATGAAACTTGGCACCTGGACCTATGATGGCCTGCTGGTTGTCATCAATCCA GACAGTGACCGCCCTGACCTGAGCAACTTCATGGAGAGCGGGGAGTGGGTGATGAAGGACTACCGCAGCTGGAAGCACTGGGTCTACTACGCCTGCTGCCCCGATACCCCCTACCTGGACATCACCTACCACTTCCTCATGCTGCGCCTGCCCCTATACTTCATCGTCAACGTCATCATCCCCTGCATGCTCTTCTCCTTCCTCACAGGCCTGGTGTTCTACCTGCCCACGGACTCTG GTGAGAAAATGACCCTGAGCATCTCCGTCCTGCTGTCTCTGACCGTGTTCCTGCTGGTCATCGTGGAGCTCatcccctccacctccagcgCTGTGCCCCTGATTGGGAAGTACATGCTGTTCACCATGGTCTTCGTCATAGCCTCCATCATCATCACCGTCATCGTCATCAACACCCACCACCGCTCGCCCAGTACACATACTATGCCTGAATGGGTTCGCAAG ATTTTCATCGATACCATTCCCAACCTTATGTTCTTCTCTACGATGAAGCGACCATCCCTAGAGAAGCAAGCCAAAACCATCTATTCTCCTCAACTTGACATTTCAGACATCTCTGGCAAGCCACATCCTGCACCTGTCACGTATGAATCCCCCGTGCTCAGAAATCCAGATGTACGCAGTGCCATCGAAGGAGTCAAGTACATTTCTGAGACCATGAAGTCGGATGAGGAGTCCAGCAAT GCCTGTGAGGAGTGGAAGTTTGTTGCCATGGTGCTGGACCACATTTTGCTCTGTGTCTTCATGGCAGTCTGTATTATCGGCACTCTCGGTGTGTTTGCCGGCCGCCTCATTGAACTCAGCCTGCAACCCTAA
- the LOC121704093 gene encoding WAS/WASL-interacting protein family member 1-like, translating to MPVPPPPPPPPPPTLAVANTEKPSLNKSEQRGRNALLSDISKGKRLKKAITNDRSAPVFEKATGGGVTRQDQVGTFSPGTQSDQQRLQHRYVPKQSVNNKGNGRDILSVCKISRPALGGLQTKLPLPLPQGVCPAPLLSTPQSPSLPARHPGLPLPRAQNSLHPPPLPNTSRPPLPRFLSVPAECCPLLAAREKKPSRLPQWPPQPPALPCKPANFTGCRAITHSAKLSPLPCLAREQNNSPRPPKKSQSFAGYDRPPPVRSRPLPPLPNEQTLPGVSLEATSGPPLPPNKPTLRSLHPLPAIENSTINLNDHTTDVWENRFTFHPVMDLPLPEVYVPGRKTYPSSLFKRYAKGKRERGSPPLAPVIR from the exons ATGCCAGTCccgcctccacctcctcctcctcctccccccacacTTGCTGTG GCCAACACAGAGAAACCCTCACTGAACAAGTCTGAGCAGCGAGGGAGAAATGCTCTGCTATCAGACATATCCAAGGGAAAACGCCTCAAGAAAGCTATCACTAATGACAGAAGTGCTCCAGTTTTTGAGA aggccaCAGGAGGGGGAGTCACAAGACAGGATCAAGTTGGCACCTTCAGCCCTGGAACTCAGTCTGACCAGCAGAGACTACAGCACAGATATGTGCCCAAACAGTCTGTGAACAACAAAGGCAACG GAAGGGACATCCTCTCTGTGTGTAAAATCTCCAGACCAGCTCTTGGTGGCCTTCAGACCAAACTACCTCTGCCACTACCTCAAGGAGTCTGCCCAGCACCTTTACTATCCACCCCCCAatctccctccctgcctgccaGACACCCAGGCCTTCCACTTCCCAGAGCCCAgaactctctccatcctcctccgcTTCCCAACACTAGTCGTCCTCCACTACCCAGATTCCTCAGTGTTCCTGCTGAgtgctgccctctgctggcagcCAGGGAGAAAAAGCCCTCTCGCCTTCCACAATGGCCGCCACAGCCACCCGCTCTGCCCTGTAAGCCTGCTAACTTCACTGGGTGCCGAGCCATCACTCACAGTGCCAAGCTGTCTCCTCTTCCCTGCCTGGCCCGGGAGCAAAACAACTCCCCAAGACCCCCCAAGAAGAGCCAGTCCTTTGCTGGATATGACCGCCCTCCTCCTGTGCGGTCTCGGCCTCTGCCACCTCTACCTAATGAGCAAACTCTACCCGGTGTCAGCTTAG AAGCCACCTCAGGACCACCTCTCCCTCCTAACAAGCCAACCCTTAGAAGTCTGCATCCATTACCTGCCATTGAGAATAGTACTATCAACCTCAATGACCACACCACAG ATGTGTGGGAGAACAGGTTCACCTTCCACCCAGTGATggatctccctctccctgaggTATATGTTCCTGGACGCAAGACCTACCCCAGCAGTCTCTTCAAAAGATATGCAAAAG ggaaaagggagagagggtcTCCTCCTCTAGCTCCAGTTATAAGATGA
- the gpr155a gene encoding integral membrane protein GPR155: MDDTSASFQKLNLSTGNYATSTSGAMSIDKLLPALLECFGIILCGYIAGRANIITSTQAKGLGNFVSKFALPALLFKNMVLLDFGDVIWPFLWSILIAKVSVFFVVCVLTLLVASRDTRFSKAGLFSIFATQSNDFALGYPIVEALYRNTHPEYLQYIYLVAPVSLILLNPLGFALCEVQKWQSSREQPPGSKLQVVGTVALQVVRNPIVFMVVVGLAAHFLLGQRIPPFMEQFVDGLANSFGGAALFYLGLTMVGQMRKLTRSTVVALILLITAKLLVMPLVCRDMVELLDTGNTSALNHSSISNYAFLYGVFPTAPSVAIYAAHYNMELEVVTSGMVISTFLSAPIMYASAWLLTIPTMDPRSSVSALQTVSFNISVIGLIALVWTITVMFLSKKFKRLPHFFTVNLLMAQLLVSVGMITWNFTVEQGSFLGQVLNFTLLYGSLYSTYVWPGLIALSLLILRRKGELKISPGFVVIAGWGVPCLVVGLLLISGQWSPDTIDSAFFYGTSQIISSAVVLFCSIVLVGGSLIALSRDYRTQQQGTPSDTSEDVQPLGEPEDQNAPLEPTPSVGSINRECHVCDCAPPQPMPDMIVSTNMVDQHGVCATGCESSRCLLVQEEENRRDSDTQVARHVLLCLLLLVSLLANLSSCLWWLFNQVPGRLYLELQFFCAILNYGQGFISFGLFGLDKHLIILPFKKRVARLWGGRGAAEDPPPSVSEEIQLTCTQFIRYHQEQCVQDIVQKKRCGDRRVVSAFLGSALVEWLMRVGLAQDRGEALIYGSRLYEGGVLEHITHNYSFQDDDLHYRFTERPGLASQRGNDPPNTYRDDGD; encoded by the exons ATGGATGACACTTCAGCCTCTTTTCAAAAACTGAACCTGTCAACGGGGAACTATGCCACTTCTACTTCAGGAGCTATGTCTATCGACAAGCTCCTACCAGCGCTCCTGGAGTGCTTTGGCATCATTCTTTGTGGATACATTGCTGGACGGGCGAACATCATAACATCCACTCAAGCCAAAGGACTTGGCAACTTTGTGTCAAAGTTTGCCCTCCCTGCTCTACTTTTTAAAAACATGGTGTTGCTGGACTTTGGCGATGTCATCTGGCCATTTCTCTGGAGCATTCTCATAGCCAAAGTGTCCGTATTTTTCGTTGTGTGCGTCTTAACCCTGCTTGTTGCCAGTCGTGACACTCGGTTTTCGAAGGCTGGGTTGTTTTCCATCTTTGCCACCCAAAGCAATGATTTCGCCCTGGGATATCCCATTG TCGAAGCTCTGTACAGGAACACTCACCCCGAGTACCTTCAGTACATCTACCTGGTGGCGCCGGTGTCCCTCATTCTCCTCAACCCCCTGGGCTTTGCCCTCTGCGAGGTGCAGAAGTGGCAGAGCAGCCGTGAGCAGCCTCCAGGGAGCAAGCTCCAGGTGGTGGGCACCGTCGCACTGCAGGTGGTGAGGAACCCAATCGTCttcatggtggtggtggggctaGCCGCACACTTCCTGCTGGGCCAGAGGATCCCCCCGTTCATGGAGCAGTTTGTGGACGGCCTGGCCAACTCTTTCGGAGGGGCGGCCCTCTTCTACCTGGGTCTAACCATGGTGGGCCAGATGAGGAAGCTGACCAGGTCCACAGTGGTTGCACTGATTCTCCTCATCACAGCCAAACT GCTGGTGATGCCTCTGGTGTGCAGAGACATGGTGGAGCTCCTGGACACGGGCAACACCAGCGCTCTCAACCATTCCAGCATCTCCAACTACGCCTTCCTGTATGGTGTCTTCCCCACCGCCCCCAGCGTGGCCATCTATGCAGCTCACTACAACATGGAGCTGGAagtg GTCACCTCAGGGATGGTTATAAGCACATTTCTCTCGGCTCCAATCATGTATGCGTCTGCCTGGCTTCTCACCATTCCCACCATGGACCCAAGGTCTTCCGTCTCAGCTCTGCAGACCGTCAGCTTCAACATCAGTGTCATAGGTTTAATTGCACTA GTGTGGACAATCACTGTTATGTTCCTCAGTAAGAAGTTCAAGAGGTTGCCACATTTTTTTACTGTGAACCTTTTAATGGCACAG CTTTTAGTTAGTGTTGGCATGATAACTTGGAATTTCACTGTGGAACAAGGCAGCTTCCTTGGGCAGGTGTTGAACTTCACTCTTCTGTATGGATCTCTCTACAGCACGTATGTGTGGCCAG GTCTGATAGCCCTCTCACTCCTGATCCTCAGAAGGAAGGGAGAGCTGAAGATCAGTCCAGGGTTTGTGGTCATCGCTGGCTGGGG TGTTCCCTGTCTGGTGGTGGGTCTTCTCCTCATCTCTGGCCAGTGGTCACCAGACACCATCGACTCAGCCTTCTTCTATGGAACATCTCAG ATCATCAGTTCAGCAGTGGTACTGTTCTGCAGTATTGTGCTGGTGGGGGGCTCCCTCATTGCCCTGAGCCGGGACTACCGCACCCAACAGCAGGGCACCCCGTCGGACACCAGTGAGGATGTGCAGCCCCTAGGTGAGCCGGAGGACCAGAATGCACCGCTGGAGCCGACCCCCTCAGTGGGGAGCATTAACAGAG AGTGCCATGTGTGTGACTGCGCTCCCCCACAACCCATGCCTGATATGATTGTCAGCACTAACATGGTGGACCAGCATG gtgtgtgtgccacGGGCTGCGAGTCGTCTCGCTGTCTGctggtgcaggaggaggagaatcgCAGGGACTCAGACACACAGGTGGCTCGCCATGTGCTGctctgcctgctgctgctggtcagCCTGTTGGCT AACCTCTCTAGCTGCCTCTGGTGGCTCTTCAACCAGGTCCCTGGGAGACTCTACCTGGAGCTGCAGTTCTTCTGTGCCATCCTCAACTATGGACAG GGTTTCATATCTTTCGGACTTTTTGGTCTGGATAAACATTTGATCATTCTTCCGTTCAAAAAGAG ggtAGCCAGACTGTGGGGAGGTAGAGGAGCAGCAGAGGACCCCCCTCCCAGCGTCTCTGAGGAGATCCAGCTCACGTGCACACAGTTCATCAGGTACCATCAGGAGCAGTGCGTCCAGGACATCGTCCAGAAGAAGAG GTGTGGTGACCGACGTGTGGTCAGCGCGTTCCTGGGCAGTGCGCTGGTGGAGTGGCTGATGCGAGTGGGCCTGGCGCAGGACCGAGGGGAGGCTCTGATCTACGGCTCTCGGCTGTACGAAGGCGGCGTGCTCGAGCACATCACCCACAACTACAGCTTCCAGGACGACGACCTGCACTACCGCTTCACAGAGAGGCCAGGTCTGGCCAGTCAGCGAGGCAATGACCCTCCCAACACATACAGAGATGACGGGGATTGA
- the scrn3 gene encoding secernin-3 produces MSTRMHPCSCDTFVALPPSTEGQRIIFGKNSDRPCDEVQEVVYFPARDYGAGEKVECTYIEIEQALQTYAVVLSRPAWLWGAEMGANEHQVCIGNEAVWGRESADDDEALLGMDLVRLGLERADTAVKAVDVIAELLEKYGQGGNCMEDQCGFTYHNSFLISDRNEAWVLETAGKYWAAEKVEEGYRNISNQYSITTKIDKEHPGMREYAESQGWWDGKSEFNFTGVYSYVTTSRLEAAGSRYCEGKRLLEKNSGRINTETMMDILRDKESGINMEGMFLSTGSMVSVVPQDPSLPGIHYFTGTPDPERSVFKPFIFVDDIKQLKPTCSPCYGEDDPVKKKPRFQTKPDRKHPLFLKHEVVAAIIDSTRERGQKIMQNMRELEKTKMEKMETYLTAGVEDPTVVVNLFTDTVDEEMKVYSKS; encoded by the exons ATGTCTACAAG GATGCATCCATGCTCATGTGACACGTTCGTGGCTCTGCCTCCATCCACAGAGGGTCAACGCATCATTTTCGGGAAAAACTCAGACAGACCCTGTGATGAGGTCCAAGAGGTTGTGTACTTTCCAGCCAGGGATTATGGTGCTGGAGAAAAAGTGGAG tgcACATACATCGAGATTGAGCAAGCCCTTCAAACATATGCAGTGGTTCTGAGCAGGCCAGCATGGCTTTGGGGAGCAGAAATGGGGGCCAATGAGCACCAGGTCTGCATTGGAAATGAAGCCGTATGGGGACGGGAGAGTGCAGATGATGACGAGGCATTGCTTGGCATGGATCTTGTGAG GCTGGGTCTGGAGAGGGCAGACACTGCTGTTAAGGCTGTGGATGTCATCGCAGAGCTGCTGGAGAAATACGGCCAAGGAGGAAACTGCATGGAGGACCAGTGTggtttcacctaccacaacagctTCCTGATCTCCGATCGGAATGAAGCCTGGGTGCTGGAGACTGCTGGGAAATATTGGGCAGCAGAGAAAGTGGAGG AGGGATACAGGAATATCTCCAATCAGTATTCCATAACAACTAAAATCGACAAGGAGCATCCTGGGATGAGGGAGTATGCCGAGAGCCAGGGTTGGTGGGACGGGAAGTCCGAGTTCAACTTCACTGGAGTTTATTCCTATGTGACCACCTCCCGTCTGGAGGCCGCTGGGAGCCGCTACTGTGAAGGAAAGAGACTTCTGGAGAAAAACAGCG GACGGATCAACACTGAGACTATGATGGACATcctgagagacaaagagagtggAATCAACATGGAGGGCATGTTCTTGAGCACGGGGAGTATGGTGTCGGTGGTTCCTCAGGATCCCAGTTTGCCGGGAATCCACTACTTCACTGGCACCCCTGATCCAGAGAG GTCTGTGTTCAAGCCATTCATCTTTGTGGATGACATCAAGCAGCTTAAGCCCACCTGTTCGCCCTGCTATGGAGAGGACGACCCGGTGAAGAAGAAACCTCGCTTCCAGACCAAACCTGACCGCAAACACCCGCTGTTCCTCAAGCATGAAGTGGTGGCCGCCATCATCGACAGCACCAGG GAGAGGGGGCAGAAGATCATGCAGAACATGAGGGAGCTGGAGAAAACCAagatggagaagatggagaCGTATCTGACAGCAGGAGTGGAGGACCCCACAGTGGTCGTCAATCTTTTTACAGACACTGTTGATGAGGAGATGAAGGTGTACAGTAAAAGTTAA